In a single window of the Eleginops maclovinus isolate JMC-PN-2008 ecotype Puerto Natales chromosome 6, JC_Emac_rtc_rv5, whole genome shotgun sequence genome:
- the wrnip1 gene encoding LOW QUALITY PROTEIN: ATPase WRNIP1 (The sequence of the model RefSeq protein was modified relative to this genomic sequence to represent the inferred CDS: inserted 2 bases in 2 codons) yields the protein MFGHVIGVKSFAGNNMASEMSSPTLDAVQCPVCLKDFKPGTINRHLDVCLLKSVAGSSPSTTEESEPPLKKSRISAEAEPPSSTVSSPTSMASVTSSVFSLFQTNKSKVLAPGERNGLLSSKQSPASAVNKGVKRSLLGEAEPGPAAGTEIMKSSGLNGHASKTSTDLSPRKLFTINKPLAEILRPNTLEEYFGQSKVVGQQTLLRSLLDSQEIPSLILWGPPGCGKTTLAHIIASGSKKKGTARFVTLSATSTSTNEVREVIKQAQNELRLCKRKTILFIDEIHRFNKSQQDTFLPHVECGTLTLIGATTENPSFQVNAALLSRCRVLVLEKLSVEAMGSILDRAVATLGIKVLSEDQAIPQDQHQSDEPKIFIEQKALDTVAYLCDGDARAGLNGLQLAVQARVSSARPDPSGQDHSQEXLVKEEHIKEGLQRSHILYDRAGEEHYNCISALHKSMRGSDENAALYWLGRMLEGGEDPLYVARRLVRFASEDVGMADPAALPQXVSVFQACHFIGMPECEVIMAQCVIYLARAPKSVDVYKAYANVKACLRNHKGPLPSVPLHLRNAPTRLMKQLGYAKGYKYNPSFSGPVEQKYLPDELQGINFFTWTPSDL from the exons ATGTTTGGTCACGTGATTGGGGTCAAAAGTTTCGCGGGAAACAACATGGCGAGCGAGATGTCATCCCCTACCCTGGACGCTGTGCAATGTCCCGTCTGTTTGAAAGACTTTAAACCTGGCACAATTAACAGACACCTCGACGTGTGTCTGCTGAAAAGCGTTGCTGGCAGCAGTCCATCGACAACAGAAGAAAGCGAGCCTCCTTTGAAGAAATCTCGCATTAGTGCAGAGGCTGAGCCACCCAGCAGCACTGTGTCCAGCCCTACCTCCATGGCTAGTGTGACttcatctgtgttttctctctttcagacCAACAAGAGTAAAGTTTTAGCCCCAGGTGAACGGAACGGGTTATTATCAAGTAAACAATCTCCTGCCAGTGCTGTCAACAAGGGGGTTAAACGTAGTTTGCTGGGCGAGGCAGAACCAGGACCAGCAGCAGGTACAGAGATTATGAAATCCTCTGGATTAAACGGACATGCTTCGAAGACATCCACTGATTTGTCACCACGGAAACTGTTCACGATTAACAAGCCTCTGGCAGAGATACTGAGACCAAACACACTGGAGGAATACTTCGGTCAGAGTAAAGTTGTGGGCCAGCAAACACTACTCCGCTCACTGCTGGACTCCCAGGAAATCCCGTCACTGATCCTCTGGGGACCACCGGGATGCGGAAAG ACCACTCTGGCTCACATAATTGCCAGCGGCAGTAAAAAGAAGGGAACAGCTCGCTTTGTCACTCTGTCTGCCACCAGCACGTCCACCAATGAAGTCCGAGAGGTGATAAAGCAGGCGCAGAATGAGCTACGGCTGTGCAAGAGGAAGACCATACTGTTCATTGATGAAATTCACCGCTTCAACAAATCACAACAG GACACCTTCCTTCCTCATGTGGAGTGCGGGACGCTGACTCTGATCGGGGCCACCACAGAAAACCCGTCCTTCCAGGTGAACGCTGCCCTGCTGAGCAGGTGCAGGGTGCTGGTTCTGGAGAAACTCTCTGTGGAGGCAATGGGCTCCATTCTGGACAGGGCTGTGGCCACATTAGGGATTAAAGTCCTGTCAGAAGATCAGGCAATTCCCCAAGATCAGCACCAATCAGATGA GCCAAAGATTTTCATCGAACAAAAGGCTCTGGACACAGTCGCCTACCTTTGTGACGGAGACGCAAGAGCAGGACTCAACGGTCTTCAGCTGGCTGTTCAGGCTCGGGTGAGCTCAGCCCGGCCCGACCCATCAGGACAGGACCATTCTCAGG TACTGGTCAAGGAGGAGCACATCAAGGAGGGTCTTCAGAGGTCCCATATTCTCTATGATAGAGCTG GTGAGGAGCATTACAACTGCATCTCAGCGTTACATAAGTCTATGAGAGGCTCCGATGAGAACGCAGCTCTGTACTGGCTGGGCCGCATGCTGGAGGGCGGAGAGGATCCTCTCTACGTGGCCCGCAGACTGGTCCGCTTTGCCAGCGAGGACGTGG GTATGGCAGACCCCGCTGCTCTTCCTC CAGTGTCAGTCTTTCAAGCCTGTCACTTTATCGGGATGCCTGAATGTGAG GTGATCATGGCTCAGTGTGTAATCTATCTGGCACGAGCACCCAAGTCTGTTGATGTCTACAAGGCCTATGCTAATGTAAAAGCTTGTTTGAGGAACCACAAAGGGCCCCTGCCTTCTGTCCCCCTGCATCTTCGCAACGCCCCAACCAGACTGATGAAACAACTGGGCTACGCTAAAGGCTACAAGTATAACCCATCCTTCAGCGGCCCTGTGGAGCAGAAGTACTTACCTGACGAGCTGCAGGGAATCAACTTCTTCACCTGGACGCCTTCAGACCTGTGA
- the dhx30 gene encoding ATP-dependent RNA helicase DHX30, producing the protein MALPGGVLMRLRALCNLPKCFQTGGRTPSNWGRELRWYSTTARVFQDDGTSSAETKRDDVSPNLLREFPDPKGLLNNTIARSLGVNDLSHLIQYSCTENAGIKKATVTLLWPCRIEEEGFASKKVDAERFAAAAACFKLKEMGVIGPNNQLPGKKSGKRGRGLQSQLHNEEEDLRTTDLFVPTTKAVAKNNWPSEETPDISEALSIFPQPKSVLARVIQLATSSNRISENMQFRTTGGKLKTCDLTLRWPEEMKFSATANRRVKAERMAAALACMKLKELELIDKNNSPLTHAKYNREKVKKAGERDRRPHPIEVPEYLEEHMKKYFAEYPVESEVQKLWEEEEAGREQMLSHEEEGEEFLTDAITGRPYRHLSEDTVRQLNTRLQRDWERVNPELIAALPVDAHREKVISAVRSSRVVVIDGETGCGKTTRIPRFLLEDCVRGGEGANCNIIVTQPRRISAVSVAQRVAQEMGPALKNSVGYQVRLESRPPEQSGGALLFLTVGVLLRKLQSNSSLKGISHVVVDEVHERDINTDLLLALLRSTLEDNPDLRVVLMSATGDKQRLSDYFGGCPIVKVPGFMHPVKDRYLEDVLKEMRIPPPFQKRTETDKQGGREEVAPNVDLIADVIEHIDKHGQPGAVLCFLPGWQDIKAVQEKLEQKRHFSSGSQMILPLHSSLSVADQQAVFRRPPEGKRKIVLTTNIAETSITIDDIVHVVDTGTHKEQNYDSKTKVSCLDTVWISHSNVTQRKGRAGRCQPGQSYHLFPRQQLESMTPFPIPEILRTPLENLVLQAKIHSPDCKAVDFLSKVLDSPEQAAVRDAVRNLQDIGVLDKTETLTPLGERVSCMSCDPRLGKVLVLSAMFRCVLPMLSVAACLTRDPFYNSMQNRARVVKVKEALNKSSYSDYLVLIRAVLGWRRLQHEGDREDRDEYLDRHSLSRFSLRFINGLISQFGENLHEAQLVTRAEECQRQTSLYNQNSNQDELLKAVLLAGLYPNLIQMKKGVVTKGGRFRPNSMVFRTQSGPVHLHRSSVNRGKDELPSRWLTFFSAIQSNGTVFIRDSSTVHPLALLLLTDCDITETVNGDRVEVSFPGRSLVRCELPVDTWELLWQLRTAIQTMMFRNLNNPSNAIINSSQDGKLISLLVELLNNTDSTTSAQSNHSDSEVD; encoded by the exons ATGGCGCTGCCCGGTGGTGTACTCATGAGGCTTAGAGCTCTGTGTAATTtgccaaaatgttttcaaacagGAGGCAGAACGCCGTCCAACTGGGGCAGAGAACTGCGGTGGTACAGTACAACAGCCCGAGTGTTTCAGGACGACGGGACATCATCGGCAGAGACTAAACGAG ATGACGTGAGTCCGAACCTCTTGAGGGAGTTTCCAGATCCTAAAGGTCTCCTGAATAACACCATCGCCCGTTCACTGGGAGTCAACGACCTGTCCCATCTCATCCAGTATAGCTGCACGGAAAATGCAGGAATCAAG AAAGCCACAGTTACCCTGCTGTGGCCCTGCAGGATTGAAGAGGAGGGTTTTGCCTCCAAGAAGGTCGACGCCGAACGATTTGCTGCAGCGGCTGCTTGTTTCAAGCTCAAA gaaatGGGTGTCATTGGTCCAAATAATCAGCTCCCTGGGAAGAAATCTGGCAAAAGAGGACGAGGGTTACAATCACAACTACATAACGAGGAGGAAGACTTACGGACAACAGATTTGTTTGTGCCTACAACTAAAGCGGTGGCAAAAAATAATTGGCCTTCCGAAGAAACTCCCGACATCTCTGAAGCTCTTTCCATCTTTCCACAACCTAAAAGCGTCCTCGCCAGGGTTATCCAGTTGGCCACGTCATCCAACAGAATAAGC GAAAATATGCAGTTCAGAACAACAGGAGGGAAGCTTAAGACATGCGACCTGACGCTGCGCTGGCCAGAGGAAATGAAGTTCTCCGCCACAGCAAACAGACGAGTGAAAGCAGAAAGGATGGCTGCAGCACTCGCCTGCATGAAATTGAAG GAGCTGGAACTGATCGATAAAAACAACAGCCCGCTGACTCATGCAAAGTACAATCGAGAGAAGGTGAAGAAGGCTGGAGAGCGGGACAGACGCCCCCATCCCATCGAAGTCCCCGAATACCTGGAGGAGCACATGAAGAAGTACTTTGCAGAG TACCCAGTGGAATCAGAAGTGCAGAAGCtttgggaggaggaagaagctgGACGAGAGCAGATGCTGAGCcatgaggaggaaggggaggagttCTTGACAGACGCCATCACAGGCAGGCCGTACAGACATCTGTCTGAAGACACGGTCAGGCAGCTCAACACCCGCCTGCAGAGGGACTGGGAGAGGGTAAACCCTGAACTGATTGCGGCGCTCCCAGTCGATGCCCACCGTGAGAAGGTGATCTCAGCAGTGCGCTCGTCCAGGGTCGTTGTGATTGACGGAGAAACAGGATGCGGGAAAACGACACGGATCCCTCGCTTCCTGCTGGAGGATTGTGTCAGGGGTGGTGAGGGAGCGAATTGCAACATCATTGTGACCCAGCCTCGCAGAATCAGCGCTGTGTCCGTGGCCCAACGTGTTGCTCAAGAGATGGGTCCAGCTCTGAAAAACTCTGTGGGATACCAG GTGAGACTCGAGAGTCGGCCACCAGAGCAGAGCGGAGGAGCGTTACTCTTCCTCACAGTGGGGGTCCTGCTGAGGAAGCTGCAGTCCAACTCGTCCCTGAAGGGAATCAGCCACGTGGTGGTGGATGAGGTTCACGAGAGGGACATCAACACGGAcctgctgctggctctgctgcGCTCGACCTTAGAGGACAACCCTGACCTACGCGTGGTGCTTATGAGCGCTACTGGGGACAAGCAGAGACTGTCCGATTACTTCGGGGGCTGCCCAATCGTTAAAGTTCCTGGATTCATGCATCCAGTGAAGGACAGATACCTAGAAGATGTGCTAAAGGAGATGAGAATCCCACCGCCATTCCAAAagagaacagagacagacaagCAG GGGGGAAGAGAGGAAGTCGCACCGAATGTAGATTTAATAGCTGATGTTATCGAGCACATCGACAAACATGGACAGCCAG GTGCAGTGTTGTGTTTCCTCCCCGGGTGGCAGGACATCAAGGCTGTTCAAGAGAAACTGGAGCAGAAGCGCCACTTTTCCTCAGGCTCACAGATGATCTTGCCAT tGCACTCTAGTTTATCAGTAGCGGACCAGCAGGCAGTGTTCCGGCGCCCCCCAGAGGGCAAGAGGAAGATCGTCCTCACCACTAACATCGCTGAGACCTCAATCACCATCGATGACATCGTCCATGTGGTGGATACAGGAACTCACAAAGAACAGAACTATGACTCAAAGACCAAG GTCTCCTGTCTGGACACAGTTTGGATATCTCATTCCAACGTCACTCAGAGAAAGGGGAGAGCAGGGCGATGTCAGCCAGGACAGTCGTACCATCTGTTCCCACGGCAGCAGCTCGAATCCATGACTCCCTTCCCCATCCCTGAGATCCTGCGCACCCCGCTGGAGAATTTAGTTCTTCAAGCTAAAATCCACAGTCCTGACTGCAAG gCTGTAGATTTCTTATCCAAAGTGTTGGACAGTCCAGAGCAAGCAGCTGTGAGAGATGCTGTCCGAAATCTACAAGACATTG GCGTTCTGGACAAGACAGAAACCCTGACTCCTTTAGGGGAGCGTGTTTCCTGCATGTCGTGTGACCCTCGTCTGGGCAAAGTGCTGGTCCTGAGTGCCATGTTCAGATGTGTCCTGCCCATGCTGTCTGTAGCTGCCTGCCTGACCAGAGACCCTTTTTACAACAGCATGCAGAACAGAGCTCGTGTTGTCAAG GTGAAAGAGGCTCTGAACAAATCCAGCTACAGCGACTATCTGGTGTTAATCCGAGCTGTGTTGGGCTGGAGGAGACTTCAGCATGAAGGGGACAGAGAGGACCGGGATGAATATCTGGACAGACATTCTCTGTCCAGGTTCAGTCTTCGATTTATCAACG GTCTCATCTCTCAGTTCGGAGAGAACCTTCATGAAGCCCAGCTGGTTACTCGTGCAGAGGAATGCCAGCGTCAAACTTCACTCTACAACCAGAACAGCAACCAGGACGAGCTGCTTAAAGCTGTGCTGCTGGCCGGACTCTATCCCAACCTCATTCAG ATGAAGAAAGGTGTTGTGACCAAAGGAGGGCGCTTTCGCCCAAACAGTATGGTTTTCCGCACACAAAGTGGGCCGGTACATCTTCACCGCTCCTCAGTGAACAG GGGGAAAGATGAGCTCCCTAGTCGCTGGTTGACCTTCTTCAGTGCTATCCAGTCAAACGGGACCGTCTTCATCAGAGACTCTTCTACAGTCCACCCCCTCgccttgctgctgctcacagACTGCGATATCACAGAAACAG TTAACGGAGACAGAGTGGAGGTCTCATTTCCTGGACGCTCTCTGGTGCGCTGCGAGTTGCCTGTTGACACCTGGGAGCTGCTGTGGCAGCTACGCACCGCCATTCAGACCATGATGTTCCGCAACCTCAACAACCCAAGCAACGCAATCATCAACTCTTCCCAAGACGGAAAGCTCATCTCCTTACTCGTAGAGCTGCTCAACAATACAGACTCAACAACTTCCGCTCAGTCCAACCACAGTGACAGTGAGGTGGATTGA